The genomic DNA AAGCGTGCGCAGGCGGTTTGTTAAGCCAGATGTGAAATCCCCGGGCTCAACCTGGGAATTGCATTTGGAACTGGCGAACTAGAGTCTTGTAGAGGGGGGTAGAATTCCAGGTGTAGCGGTGAAATGCGTAGATATCTGGAGGAATACCGGTGGCGAAGGCGGCCCCCTGGACAAAGACTGACGCTCATGCACGAAAGCGTGGGGAGCAAACAGGATTAGATACCCTGGTAGTCCACGCCGTAAACGATGTCTACTCGGAGTTTGGTGACTTAGTCACTGGGCTCCCAAGCTAACGCATTAAGTAGACCGCCTGGGGAGTACGGCCGCAAGGTTAAAACTCAAATGAATTGACGGGGGCCCGCACAAGCGGTGGAGCATGTGGTTTAATTCGATGCAACGCGAAGAACCTTACCTACTCTTGACATCCACAGAAGAGACCAGAGATGGACTTGTGCCTTCGGGAACTGTGAGACAGGTGCTGCATGGCTGTCGTCAGCTCGTGTTGTGAAATGTTGGGTTAAGTCCCGCAACGAGCGCAACCCCTATCCTTATTTGCCAGCGCGTAATGGCGGGAACTCTAGGGAGACTGCCGGTGATAAACCGGAGGAAGGTGGGGACGACGTCAAGTCATCATGGCCCTTACGAGTGGGGCTACACACGTGCTACAATGGCAAGTACAGAGGGTTGCAAAGCCGCGAGGTGGAGCTAATCTCACAAAGCTTGTCGTAGTCCGGATCGGAGTCTGCAACTCGACTCCGTGAAGTCGGAATCGCTAGTAATCGTGGATCAGAATGCCACGGTGAATACGTTCCCGGGCCTTGTACACACCGCCCGTCACACCATGGGAGTGGGCTGCAAAAGAAGTGGGTAGTTTAACCTTCGGGAGAACGCTCACCACTTTGTGGTTCATGACTGGGGTGAAGTCGTAACAAGGTAGCCCTAGGGGAACCTGGGGCTGGATCACCTCCTTACCTATACGACTAACTCAATACCTAAAGTGCAGCGATGCATGTGAGTGTTCACACAGATTACTTGTTAACTTCTTCGGAAGTAGAGTGAAACACGCCGCCAGCCGGCTAGTGTTGTTCTTTAACAATTTGGAAAGCTGATAGTACTAACTAAAGGCGCATGAATGACGATTCGTTGTCGTTTGTGTGATTACGTTAGTGCGAAAAATAATACTAATGCGAAAGCATTAGTATCTTGAGTTCTCAACACACTGTTTAAGTGTCTTGAATATTCTAAAAAACTAAGGCGAGTCCACTTCCTACCCGGAGGTGAGACAAGTAAAAACCAGCTGGTCATGATATGACTCAGAGGTTCACGCAAGTGAAACTCATTTGGGTTGTATGGTTAAGTGACCAAGCGTATACGGTGGATGCCTTGGCAGTCAGAGGCGATGAAGGACGTAATAACTTGCGAAAAGCGTTGGCGAGCTAGTAATAAGCATTTGAGTTAACGATATCCGAATGGGGAAACCCGGCCACATAAGTGGTCATCATAACGTGAATACATAGCGTTATGAGGCGAACCTGGGGAACTGAAACATCTAAGTACCCAGAGGAAAAGAAATCAACCGAGATTCCCCTAGTAGCGGCGAGCGAACGGGGATTAGCCCTTAAGTCTATGGGGTGTTAGTGGAATGTGTTGGAAAGCACAGCGGCACAGGGTGATAGCCCCGTACATGAAAACTAACCGTAGATGAAAACGAGTAAGGCGGGACACGTGACATCCTGTTTGAATATGGGGGGACCATCCTCCAAGGCTAAATACTCCTGACTGACCGATAGTGAACCAGTACCGTGAGGGAAAGGCGAAAAGAACCCCTGTGAGGGGAGTGAAATAGAACCTGAAACCGTGTACGTACAAGCAGTGGGAGCGGTTCTTGAGACCGTGACTGCGTACCTTTTGTATAATGGGTCAGCGACTTACATTTTGTAGCGAGGTTAAGCGAATAGCGGAGCCGTAGGGAAACCGAGTGTTAACTGCGCGTTTAGTTGCAAGGTGTAGACCCGAAACCGAGTGATCTAGCCATGGGCAGGTTGAAGGTTGAGTAACATCAACTGGAGGACCGAACCGACTTATGTTGAAAAATGAGCGGATGACTTGTGGCTGGGGGTGAAAGGCCAATCAAACTCGGAGATATCTGGTTCTCCTCGAAAGCTATTTAGGTAGCGCCTCGAGCGAATACCATTGGGGGTAGAGCACTGTTAAGGCTAGGGGGTCATCCCGACTTACCAACCCTTTGCAAACTCCGAATACCAATGAGTACTACTCGGGAGACAGACAGCGGGTGCTAACGTCCGTTGTCAAAAGGGAAACAACCCAGACCGTCAGCTAAGGTCCCAAAGTGTATGTTAAGTGGGAAACGATGTGGGAAGGCTCAGACAGCTAGGATGTTGGCTTAGAAGCAGCCATCATTTAAAGAAAGCGTAATAGCTCACTAGTCGAGTCGGCCTGCGCGGAAGATTTAACGGGGCTAAACATACCACCGAAGCTACGGGTGCATTTCATTAGAAGTGCGCGGTAGAGGAGCGTTCTGTAAGCGGTTGAAGGTGAAGGGGTAACCCACACTGGACGTATCAGAAGTGCGAATGCTGACATGAGTAACGATAAAGGGAGTGAAAAACTCCCTCGCCGAAAGACCAAGGGTTCCTGTCCAACGTTAATCGGGGCAGGGTGAGTCGACCCCTAAGGTGAGGCCGAAAGGCGTAATCGATGGGAAACAGATTAATATTTCTGTACCTTCACTAACTGCGATGGAGAGACGGAGAAGGCTAGGCTAGCGCGGCGTTGGTAGTCCGCGTTTAAGGTGGTAGGTTGTATTCTTAGGCAAATCCGGGGATACGCATTCAATTGCAAGACTGAGGACTGATGACGAGTCACTAAGGTGATGAAGTAGTTGATGCCATACTTCCAGGAAAATCTTCTAAGCTTCAGGTTAGTGGGGATCGTACCCCAAACCGACACAGGTGGTCGGGTAGAGAATACCAAGGCGCTTGAGAGAACTCGGCTGAAGGAACTAGGCAAAATGGTACCGTAACTTCGGGAGAAGGTACGCTGCCGACGGTGATAGGACTTGCTCCTTAAGCTGTTGGCAGTCGCAGATACCAGGTGGCTGCAACTGTTTATCAAAAACACAGTACTGTGCAAAATCGCAAGATGACGTATACGGTATGACGCCTGCCCGGTGCCGGAAGGTTAATTGATTGGGTTATCTTCGGAGAAGCTCATGATCGAAGCCCCGGTAAACGGCGGCCGTAACTATAACGGTCCTAAGGTAGCGAAATTCCTTGTCGGGTAAGTTCCGACCTGCACGAATGGCGTAATGATGGCCACGCTGTCTCCAGCCGAGACTCAGTGAAGTTGAAATTGCGGTGAAGATGCCGTATACCCGCGGCTAGACGGAAAGACCCCGTGAACCTTTACTATAGCTTGGCACTGAACATTGAACCTACATGTGTAGGATAGGTGGGAGACTTTGAAGCTTGGACGCTAGTCTGAGTGGAGTCAATCTTGAAATACCACCCTTGTAGTTTTGATGTTCTAACCGCGGCCCCTAATCGGGGTTCGGGACAGTGCCTGGTGGGTAGTTTGACTGGGGCGGTCTCCTCCCAAAGAGTAACGGAGGAGCACGAAGGTTGGCTAAGTACGGTCGGACATCGTACGGTTAGTGCAATGGCATAAGCCAGCTTAACTGCGAGACATACACGTCGAGCAGGTACGAAAGTAGGTCATAGTGATCCGGTGGTTCTGAATGGAAGGGCCATCGCTCAACGGATAAAAGGTACTCCGGGGATAACAGGCTGATACCGCCCAAGAGTTCATATCGACGGCGGTGTTTGGCACCTCGATGTCGGCTCATCACATCCTGGGGCTGAAGTCGGTCCCAAGGGTATGGCTGTTCGCCATTTAAAGTGGTACGCGAGCTGGGTTCAGAACGTCGTGAGACAGTTCGGTCCCTATCTGCCGTGGGCGTTGGATGATTGAAGGGAGCTGCTCCTAGTACGAGAGGACCGGAGTGGACGAACCGCTGGTGTTCGGGTTGTCATGCCAATGGCATTGCCCGGTAGCTACGTTCGGGATCGATAACCGCTGAAAGCATCTAAGCGGGAAGCGAGCCCTAAGATGAGTCATCCCTAGAGCTTTAAGCTCTCTAAAGGGCCGTAGGAGACTACTACGTTGATAGGCAAGGTGTGTAAGCGTTGTGAGGCGTTGAGCTAACTTGTACTAATGACCCGTGAGGCTTAACCATACAACCCAGATGGGTTTTACTGACCTTAGTGTTAGAATAGAGCGCTTAAACAGTGTTTTGCAGACTCAAAAAAATCAGCTTTCCGAATTATTATTTACGGCCTTAAAGGCGGTAGATATGCAAATTTGTCTGGAAACCATAGCATTGTGGCACCACCTGATCCCATTCCGAACTCAGAAGTGAAACGCAATCGCGCCGATGGTAGTTTGGGGTCTCCCCATGCGAGAGTAGGTCATTTCCAGGCGCCTAATTTACTCGAAAGAGTAGTGAAACAGCCCGCTATTATATAGCGGGCTTTTTTACGTCTGTTATTTAACAGCTTCGCTGCTAGGGCGGACTGCGTCCTGCTAGTATCGCTTCGCTGCTAGTATCGCTTCGCTGCTAGTATTGCTTCGCTGCTAGTATCGCTTCGCTGCTAGTATCGCTTCGCTGCTAGTATCGCTTCGCTGCTAGTATCGCTTCGCTGCTAGGGCGGACTGCGTCCTGCTAGTATCGCTTCGCTGCTAGTATTGCTTCGCTGCTAGTATCGCTTCGCTGCTAGTATCGCTTCGCTGCTAGTATCGCTTCGCTGCTAGTATCGCTTCGCTGCTAGTATCGCTTCGCTGCTAGTATCGCTTCGCTGCTAGTATCGCTTCGCTGCTAGTATCGCTTCGCTGCTAGGGTATTGTGGCTTAATGAATCTGTACACCGATTGAGGTAAACTCCCCTTAAAACAAAACGGTGTAAAAAGTATGAAAACTCAACCAACTTACTCAACAGAATTTAAAATAGATGCTGCAAACCTCGTTATTAAACAAGGTTACACTACGAGTGAAGCTCCCAAGGCTACAGGGGCAGGTCCAACAGCGATTAGACGTTGGGTGACTCAACTTAGACAAGAATTTGAAGGTATTACCCCATCATCTCATGCCATCACTCCTGAGCAAAAACGAATTCAAGAGCTTGAAGCGCAAATTAAGAAGATTGAATGGGAGAAAGACATCCTAAAAAAGGCTACCGCTCTCTTAATGCAAGACAACATCAAACGATAGCGTTAATTGAATCGTTATCGAGAGAGCAGAACATCGTCAAACAGCTTTGCCATTTATTTGAAATACCGCGAAGCAGCTATCATTACCATCTCAAACACCGTGGGTTAGTGAAACCTGAGCGTGAAAAATTGCGCCAGCAAGCAATTGCAATCCACCGTGATAGTCGTGGCTCTGCAGGGGCAAGAACGATAGCAGGTCAGCTTAATCAACTGGGTGAAAATGTTGGCCGTTATAAGGCCGCGAGTTTAATGAGAGATGCAGGGCTAATTAGTAATCAACCCAGAAAGCATCGTTACAAGATAGCAAATGATGAATCTAAAATAGCCCCTAATTTGTTAAAGCGGCAGTTTAACGTTGAAGCAATAAATCAGGTTTGGTGTGGTGATGTGACCTATGTTTGGTCTGGAACGAAATGGCTCTATTTAGCGGTGGTAATGGATTTATACGCGAGAAAGATAGTGGGTTGGGCGTGCTCTGACAGTCCTAATACCGATTTGACTTGTGCAGCATTAAGAATGGCATTTGAAAACCGTGGGCGTCCTAGAAACCTAGTGTTTCATTCTGACCTGAGTTGTCACTACACTAGCCTTCTGTGGAAATATCAGATAACTCGATGTATGAGCCGACGAGGAAACTGCTGGGGGAACGTTTTTTAGAAGCTTTAAAATAGAATGGATGCTAAGTATGGCTTCAATAGTTTTGATGAAACGAAGCATGATGTGCTGAATGATATACAGAAGCACTACGATACAAAACGAGGTCATAGTTATAACAATTATATGGCTCCAACAGCAACCGAAATGGCAGCATAAAAACGCCTGTTTGTGTACAGTTTTAGTTGACCACATTAGTTTGTGTACAGATTTAGATGACCCTGACTACTTCCTGCTAGAGACAGTTCCTCGACAGAGCCATTTGGTCACTTTCTTACGCCTATTAAAGTACAAAATACTAGATGAAAACGATTTTATTGCTTATCTTTTTAGTAAAAGGGGGATTATCAATAACAATAACGATTACTATTGTTATTTATGCTACAGGTGTATCACTTTCTATGGTTTGGGCTTGATAATTAATAGTAAATACATAAATAATGGAGTCTTAATTTCTCCTTCATAAATGCTGATATGACTCCTCAATCTCATCCTATAAAGCAATGGCAACATCATCATCAATTTAGTCATAATAACTCTGATGGTGAGCGAAATACTCTTTATGTTCTTATATTAACGATCATTACTATGTTAGCCGAGATTATTGCCGGCTCAATTTATGGATCTATGGCACTATTGGCCGATGGTTGGCATATGGGAACACATGCCGCAGCGTTCATGATCACCTTATTCGCGTATCGATACTCCCGTAAAAATGCTGATAATCCGAAATTTGCTTTTGGTACTGGGAAGGTGAGTGTATTAGGTGGTTTTACCAGTGCAATTGCTTTAGGTATGGTTGCGTTGATAATGTTGATTGAGTCTTTAGTTAGAATAATTAATCCAGAACAAATCTATTTTAACCAAGCTATCTTTGTTGCCTTTATTGGTCTTACAGTCAATATTGTCAGTGTATTTTTATTGAAAGATCATCATACCCATGATCATGATCATCATCACGCTGAACATGAACATGAACATGAACATGAACATGAACATGAACATAAAAGTCAGCCAAAACCTCATCATGACCATAATTTAAGAGCTGCATATTTCCATGTTCTTGCAGATGCTTTAACGTCAGTATTAGCTATAGTGGCGTTAGTCTTTGGTAAGTATATGGGACTCACTTTCTTAGATCCTGTAATGGGGATTGTCGGTGCGGTGATTATTACTCGTTGGGCATGGGGATTAATGAAACAAACTAGTCCAATCTTGCTTGATGGTTCAATATCATTACATCAGAAATCGCAAATTAAGCAATTTCTTGAACATGATGGTGTTATTGTTACCGACCTTCATATCTGGAAGGTCAGTGCTGAGCATTATGCTGCCATTGTTTCGATTTTGGTTCACAATGACATCAACGCTGTGCAAATAAAGCAACAACTTGAGCGTAAGTTTTCGCAGCTTAGCCATGTCACCGTTGAAATTAACCAATGTCTAGAACCAACATGTAACAACATCATCGACTCATAAACCAGTTAGAATGGCTAACTTGCCTGAAAAAACTGCAATTGAACGGTTTATTTAAAAAAGTACTTTACCTTTGGAGGGGGTTTTAGCATAATGCCCTCGTCAACAGGGGTGTAGTTCCAATTGGTAGAACAGCGGTCTCCAAAACCGATGGTTGCGAGTTCGAGTCTTGCCACCCCTGCCAAATTTAGAAGGCCTAGCAGAAATGCTAGGCCTTTGTCGTTTCTAATATACCCGTTTTCTAAACCTCTTTTCCCATTCCACTCGTATTATCCCGACCACACCGTTTAGAGTCATTCCAATATAATCTTTCTCCTATGTGGATCTAAAGTGCCATTGCAGTTTGCAGTAAAATTCAGCAAGTTATGATTATGACGAATTTGGATATTGCTGAAATGAGAAATAAAAAATACGGTCTAACTATGCAGCTTCTTGCTCTGTGTTGGACCTTTTGGATGCTACCTGTTCAAGCCGCTGAGATGCCCTATGTCCCGCTAACAAGTTTTGGAGATAACCCTGGAGCCCTAACAAGTTTTTATCTCCCGGTTAGTGAAAACTTGAATGTTCCGCGTACTGGTAATGCTTCTTTGATTGTCTTACTTCATGGCTGTATTCAAGATGGCGTGGAACTGGCTAATAAAAGTGGATTGACATCTTTAGCATTGGAAAATAATTTTGCGGTTTTAGTTCCACAACAAAGTTATCAAAATAATGTGAAACGTTGTTTTAACTGGTTTGCGAGTCAAGATACACAGCTTGATAGTGGCGAAATGCTGTCAATAAAAAATATGATTCTGGCTACTCAAGAGAAATTAGCTACAAAGCACGTATATGTGATCGGACTGTCTGCTGGCGGCGCTATGGCTAGTGCGGCACTCGTCAATTACCCAGACTTATTTCAAGGCGGCGCTGTTATTGCTGGGTTGCCATATCCTTGTGCCGATAATCTTATCAAAGCGATATCTTGTATGAAAGAAGGTCCGTCACAATCGGTTGAGGAATTAGCTCAATTCGCCAAAGCAATACATCCACTGCAAACTCACTGGCCTTCATTAAGCATTTGGACAGGAGACAGTGACAATGTCGTCAACGCTAATAATGCGCAAATGTTAGCTTTTCAGTGGCAAATATTGACTCAATCTGACACTAACCCAACTGTCACAAATGAAGCTGGCTACAGTATTTCTCGGTGGAAAAATGCTCAAAATAAGGCGTTAATAGAACTTATCACCATCAAAGATTTCGGACACGGAATTGCTGTCAATCCAGATATTAAACATGGTGGAGAAGAGAGTGACTTTCTACTCAGAGCGCCAATAAGTAGCGTTACTGAGATCATTAAGCTTTGGGGAGTTTAATTAAGGTATCTTGATAACTTTATGTTTTTAATATGTATTAGCTTAATATTTTTAGAATTTATAGACCAAAACACATACTACTATAGTACCGATTCAATGCTGTTGAAAATGCTATACAGTCAATATGTGAACAGTTAGTAGTAAACCAACACGAGTAGTAAACAAAACCATTAATAATAAATATTACCACGGGGATCTGTATGAAACAGAATACTATTAAAATGAGTTGTATTGCCTTAGCCATTTCGTCGGTATTAACTGCACAGTATGCCGTTGCTGCTGATGAAGAAAATAACAGCGGCGACAAGCAAGCTGTTTTAGAGCGCATTGAAGTGACTGCTCGTAAAACGGTTGAAAGTTTACAAAATGTTCCTGTTGCAGTGACCTCTGTCAGTGAAAGAGAACTGGCAGAAAACGGCATCAGCGTAATGACTGAAATTCAGCAGTTTTCTCCCAATACCACATTACAATCTAGCCGAGGCACTAATTCTACGCTTACCGCTTTTATTCGTGGCGTAGGTCAAGAAGATCCACTTTGGGGCTATGAGCCTGGTGTCGGTATATACATTGATGATATCTATATTGCTCGTCCGCAAGGTGCAGTGCTAGACATTCTTGATGTGGAGCGTATTGAGGTGCTTCGTGGGCCACAAGGCACGTTATACGGCAAAAACACTATCGGTGGTGCAATTAAATACGTCACAAAGAAAATGACCGGTGACGGAGAATTGAGCCTTAAAGGTACTGCAGGTAGCTTTGGTCAAAAGGATGTTAAAGTCGCAGGACAATTCCCCATTGTTGATGACAAGCTCTATGTTGGTTTCGCCTTTGCCAGCTTAAATCGAGATGGTTTTGGTGAATTTAAAACCTCAGCATTAGAGGGCCAAGATACTGAAAACTATAACAAGGACGTCATAGCGGGTCGCTTAAGCGTTGAATATACGCCTACCGATGACCTGTTTATGCGCTTTACCTATGATAAAACCCAAGATGAATCAAATTCAAAAGGTGGTTATCGCCTGCTGCCTAGTTTATTAACCGATGCCCCAGTGCCTGACAGTAAATATGACTCTTATACCAGTTTACCTACCTGGAATAAGGTGGAAACAGAAGGCTGGGGAGCAACCATTGAGTATAACCTCAATGAGAATTGGAGCGTAAAGTCAGTCACAGCCAAACGTGAAGGTTATTCGCCAACAAACATCGATTTTGATAATACCAGCCTACGTATTTTTGACGTCCCCGCCATTTATGAAGATGAGCAGTTTAGCCAAGAGTTCCAAGCAAACTATGTTGGTGACAATCTCAATGTCGTCTCAGGAATTTACTATTTTGACGGTGATTCTTGTGGTGTTTTCGATGCTATTTTAGAAGAAGCCTTTAAAGCGTTTGGAGGGTTAACGCGTGAAGTGAGTGGTTGTAACAATAGTGAAAGCTATGCCGCTTATGTGCAAGGCTCATATGATTTCACTGAACAATTATCAATGACATTAGGTGGCCGTTATACCCGTGAGACTAAAGAAGCCACGGTTTATAACGGGGTGATATTCGACAGCATTTATCCTCAAACTGGTTGGTATCCAGGGTTTGTGCGCGATGAAGCGTTAATTGAATCTCAAATACCTAAAGTGCTTGATGACGAAGAAACATGGTCTAAATTCAACCCACGTGTGGGTCTGGAATATCAAGTTAACGATGACATGATGCTGTTTACCAGTTACTCACAAGGATTCAAGTCGGGCACCTTCAACCCTAGGGCAACCGGAGCTGAACCTGCTGTAGACCCTGAAACGGTCGATTCCTATGAAATTGGTATCAAGAGTGAGTGGAATGATAATCTTCGTGTTAATGCAACCGTATTTTATCTCAACCATAAAGACAGACAATTTGTGACTGTATTACCCGGTGATGATGCTTCAGACCTCAATCAGCGTTTAGGCAACATTGGTAAGTCTACAGCCAGTGGACTAGAGCTTGAAGTTGAATATGCTGCAACAGATTCACTTAATTTATTCGCAAATCTTGGCTTAATTGACGCCACGTTTGATGAAGTGATTTCTTATGATGAATTTGGTACTAAAATTGATATAAGTGATACTTACACTATTACCAACACCCCAGATACCACAGCAAACCTTGGTTTTAGTTATAGTATTGAAGCCGGCGTGGGTAGTTTTATCATTAATGGTAATTACTATTACCGCAGTGACTATGACTTAGCGGTCGTGGATAACCTATTGAGCCAAGATGGATACGGATTGCTGAATTTTGGGGTGAATTGGTATAGCAATGACGGCCATTGGAATGCCGGTCTGCATTGGAAAAACGTCACTGATGAAGAGTATTTGGTTGGTAACTACGCTTTTGTCACGCCAACCGGCAACGGAGACTTTACGCCAGGACTTGGCGGCGATAACACCTTAATTGGTTATTATGGCGATCCGGAGACGATTTCGTTAACGGTTGGCTATATGTTCTAAGCGTTAATGAGTCAATTGCCTATTAAAGAATAGCCGGCTCACTATAGAACCGGTTATTCTTTTTATAGATGATGAAGTCTGCGTGTGTTGGACGATCAATAAATAATAATCAATAATCAATAATCAATAAATAATAAACAACACCAGCGCAATTTTTTAGGAGCCGACGATGTCTCAGATAAAAGTGGCAATTGCAGATGATCACCCGCTATTTCGTGCCGCTTTAACCCAAGCTGTACTTAAAAATTTCAATGATGCTGAAGTGTTAGAGGCTGAAAATTTTCCAGAGTTAATCTCCATCGTGGAGCAACATTCAGATATAGAGATTATCTTTATTGATTTGCATATGCCTGGAAACGATGGTTTTACAGGATTAACCTTATTACAAAATCACTTCCCAGATATTGTCGTTATTATGGTGTCTTCTGACGATCAACCCGAAATTATTCGCAAGGCGATCAATTTTGGCGCCAGTGCATTTATTCCTAAATCTGCTAATTTAACCCAAATATCGACCGCCATTGAAACCGTGCTTGAAGGGGGGATTTGGTTACCCGAACACACTAATATCAGCGCCGATCAACATACAGCCGCTGAGCATCAACGTCTGGCAAAACAATTAGCTCAGTTGACCCCCCAGCAATACACAGTGCTAGCCAATATTGCAAATGGCCGCTTAAATAAGCAAATTGCCTACGACTTAAACATTAAAGAAACCACCGTTAAAAAGCATGTTTCAGCTATTTTGCTAAAGCTTGAAGTGTACAATCGCACTCAGGCAGGGCTGGTGTTTCAACAATTAATGATCACTTCAACTGAAAATCGGCAGATAAATGCTTAATATTCTGATTTAGATTGAAAACCGTTAAATAAAATGCCGCAACGTGAGGCCTTTTTGTCTAAGCGATGTCTACAACAAGCAGCGTCTAAAAATGTACTCGTTATTATGGTGTCAGTTGTTTAATGATCCGTTTCAAGGCAATTGCCTTGAGCGGTTTACGTACAAAACTAAATTGAGCACTGCTCGTATGTTGTCGAACCGTTTCTGAGGGATCTGCGGAGCAAATAACACATGTGGTTTGCTTATTGGTCATTTCACTGTGGTTCGCCAATAAATATTGTACTAAATCGACACCATTTTTATCATCTTCTAAATGGTAGTCTGCAATGATTAATCTTGGTTGTGGATTATCCGCCAGTTGCTGTATTGCGCTAGATTGATCTTTGGCTGTAATCACATGACATCCCCAACCACTCAATAATGACGAGATTGCCTTTAGCATGAGATCATCATTGTCGATAACGAGCACAATAATATTAAAGCTGTCGCTATTGATCTCATCTTCGACGGGGATGTTTAGTAAATTAACAGACTTTTTTTGTTGTGAGACACGGGGTATTTCAACACTGAAGCAAGTTCCTTTACCGACTTCAGAATGCAGTGATATTTTAATATCCAATAAGTTTGCTATACGATCGCATATCGCCAAGCCCAGACCTAAACCTGGAATTTCACGTGTGAGTTCTAAGCGTTCAAACTCGCAAAAAATTGCCTGTCGTTTATCAACAGGAATTCCAGGTCCATTGTCCCAAACTTGTATTAACAAAGCGTTCTCAAGTCGCCTGACACCTAATAGAACCTTAGGGACAAAATCGGCGTTCTCAATGGCCTCTTTTGCCTTATTGCCTGACTTAGTATCTTGAAGCGCTGGTTGGTGCTTGGTGTTACCTGAAGGGGAATAATGAAACGCATTAGACAAAAAGTTTTGAATAATTCGGCGTAATAGCCTTTGATCGCTGTGGACGAAACAGGAAGAGACCTGGTAATTAAAATCAATGCCTTGTTGAACCGATAACGCCTTAAATTCATTGACCAATGTTGAGAGTATATCATCAATTGCAAATTGACTTTTTTCGGTTTTTAACGAGTTACTGTCTAAGCGAGATATTTCAACAAGGTCTGATAGCAAACTTTCTACTACGTTTAATGAGTCTTCGATATGAGTGGCTAAATCCTGAAGTTCGGTTGATTTGACTCTTTGCTTCAGCATCTCAGTAAATAATGTTAACGCATTAAAGGGTTGCATTAAATCATGACTTGCAGCGGCCAAAAATCGTGTTTTACTGCTATTGGCCGCTTCTGCTTCTGCTTTTGCTTTTTCAAGTTCTTTGGTGCGGCTTTCTACCCGTTTTTCGAGTGTATCATTAGCAAGTTGTAAGGCTTTTTCTGCTTCAATATGGGCAGTAATATCAGAAAACGTACTGACAAACCCACCGCCGGGCATTGCTTGGCCGCGAATTTCTAGCACTTTTCCGTCAAGCATGATGCGTTGAAAATGATGTGGACTGCCACTGCGCATATGATCTAAGCGCTTTTCAACTAGCTCGTGGGCAGCGTCGCCGACAATGATCCCCCTGTCGATGTTAAATCTAATCAGTTGCTCAATGTGTAGTCCCGCTTTTACAAAATTTTTTGGGTAATCGAGCAGTTCAATATAGCGCTGATTCCAAGCGACTAAACGCATATCGGCGTCTACAACGCTAATGCCTTGCTCAATATTTTCAACGCCCGATTGCAGCAGTTCGCGGTTAAATT from Shewanella psychromarinicola includes the following:
- a CDS encoding response regulator transcription factor — its product is MSQIKVAIADDHPLFRAALTQAVLKNFNDAEVLEAENFPELISIVEQHSDIEIIFIDLHMPGNDGFTGLTLLQNHFPDIVVIMVSSDDQPEIIRKAINFGASAFIPKSANLTQISTAIETVLEGGIWLPEHTNISADQHTAAEHQRLAKQLAQLTPQQYTVLANIANGRLNKQIAYDLNIKETTVKKHVSAILLKLEVYNRTQAGLVFQQLMITSTENRQINA
- a CDS encoding TonB-dependent receptor, which translates into the protein MKQNTIKMSCIALAISSVLTAQYAVAADEENNSGDKQAVLERIEVTARKTVESLQNVPVAVTSVSERELAENGISVMTEIQQFSPNTTLQSSRGTNSTLTAFIRGVGQEDPLWGYEPGVGIYIDDIYIARPQGAVLDILDVERIEVLRGPQGTLYGKNTIGGAIKYVTKKMTGDGELSLKGTAGSFGQKDVKVAGQFPIVDDKLYVGFAFASLNRDGFGEFKTSALEGQDTENYNKDVIAGRLSVEYTPTDDLFMRFTYDKTQDESNSKGGYRLLPSLLTDAPVPDSKYDSYTSLPTWNKVETEGWGATIEYNLNENWSVKSVTAKREGYSPTNIDFDNTSLRIFDVPAIYEDEQFSQEFQANYVGDNLNVVSGIYYFDGDSCGVFDAILEEAFKAFGGLTREVSGCNNSESYAAYVQGSYDFTEQLSMTLGGRYTRETKEATVYNGVIFDSIYPQTGWYPGFVRDEALIESQIPKVLDDEETWSKFNPRVGLEYQVNDDMMLFTSYSQGFKSGTFNPRATGAEPAVDPETVDSYEIGIKSEWNDNLRVNATVFYLNHKDRQFVTVLPGDDASDLNQRLGNIGKSTASGLELEVEYAATDSLNLFANLGLIDATFDEVISYDEFGTKIDISDTYTITNTPDTTANLGFSYSIEAGVGSFIINGNYYYRSDYDLAVVDNLLSQDGYGLLNFGVNWYSNDGHWNAGLHWKNVTDEEYLVGNYAFVTPTGNGDFTPGLGGDNTLIGYYGDPETISLTVGYMF
- a CDS encoding extracellular catalytic domain type 1 short-chain-length polyhydroxyalkanoate depolymerase, which gives rise to MTNLDIAEMRNKKYGLTMQLLALCWTFWMLPVQAAEMPYVPLTSFGDNPGALTSFYLPVSENLNVPRTGNASLIVLLHGCIQDGVELANKSGLTSLALENNFAVLVPQQSYQNNVKRCFNWFASQDTQLDSGEMLSIKNMILATQEKLATKHVYVIGLSAGGAMASAALVNYPDLFQGGAVIAGLPYPCADNLIKAISCMKEGPSQSVEELAQFAKAIHPLQTHWPSLSIWTGDSDNVVNANNAQMLAFQWQILTQSDTNPTVTNEAGYSISRWKNAQNKALIELITIKDFGHGIAVNPDIKHGGEESDFLLRAPISSVTEIIKLWGV
- the dmeF gene encoding CDF family Co(II)/Ni(II) efflux transporter DmeF, which translates into the protein MTPQSHPIKQWQHHHQFSHNNSDGERNTLYVLILTIITMLAEIIAGSIYGSMALLADGWHMGTHAAAFMITLFAYRYSRKNADNPKFAFGTGKVSVLGGFTSAIALGMVALIMLIESLVRIINPEQIYFNQAIFVAFIGLTVNIVSVFLLKDHHTHDHDHHHAEHEHEHEHEHEHEHKSQPKPHHDHNLRAAYFHVLADALTSVLAIVALVFGKYMGLTFLDPVMGIVGAVIITRWAWGLMKQTSPILLDGSISLHQKSQIKQFLEHDGVIVTDLHIWKVSAEHYAAIVSILVHNDINAVQIKQQLERKFSQLSHVTVEINQCLEPTCNNIIDS